AATTTCTCTTTTAAGTTGGATAAACTCGGTGCTCAGCGTGGTTTGATAGTTTCGAGGTCTTTTGAAGTTCACCTGGATGGACTTTAAATTTTTATAGGGCAATTGGTTGCAAATCAGCACCCGATCGGATAACAGCAACGCCTCCTCTATGTCATGGGTGATCATAAATACCGTGTTGTTATCCCGTTGGCAAAGTTCCAATAGCCAGGCCTGCATCTTACTTCTGGTTAAGGCATCCAAAGAGGAAAAGGGCTCGTCCAATAAAAGTATGGCCGGATTATTTACCACCGCCCTTAAAAAGGAAGCCCGTTGCCGCATCCCGCCCGATAGTTCATGGGGGTAAAGTTTTTCGGTACCGGTAAGGCCAAAGTCTGCAAAATATGTAGCGGCAATTTTCCTCGCTTCTTTCTTGCTATAGCCATTTAACTCCAATCCCACCGCTGTGTTGTCAAGGATGCTTCTCCAAGGCATTAGGGAATCTTTTTGGGGCATATAGCCAATAACATTTTTGTTACCCAATTTGGCTAGCTGAATATCACCTCTTTGGGGTTTCAATAGGCCTAAAATCAACCTAAACAGCGTACTTTTGCCGGTGCCACTGGGGGCAACAATGGTAACAAATTCATTTTTGTCAATGCTGAAGGATAAACCATCGATAATTAATTTGTTGGTGTCCTGATATGCAAATGATAAATTATTAACCTCTAATGCCTTCATCTAAGCACCCCTGAGCACCCCAGCCAAAATTGCATAAAAAAACTCCTTTCAAACAGTATTACACACACCATCGAAAAGAGTTGATAAGCTAATAAATTTAACATTATATTATCTTACAACTTCCCTTCGCTGGCATTACCCAGTGCAGGTTCAAAGGGTCTGAAATAAAATTTCATCTCAGCCATTGCGGCTCCCCTAGTATAATTAAGATATTATACTGCAGATGTAATAATGTCAATATACCCATTGATTACTTACCGTACATCTAAATGGGTGAAGGTTGGGTATAACCCCACCCAGGTGAAACCGATTGCTGTGGCCGTTGCCGCCACTTGGCTGGGTGGCACCCCAAGGATGACAATATCGGCGGCGTTGCCACGCAAATGTTGACTGTTTTTGACCCCTCCCACCGCTCGGTTGTGCTTGGGACAGCGGTAACCCGATGTCACCATTATTGGCCTAGCCCCCAGCCTGGTCCGCAGTTGCTCCAGCAGGGTGATTAACTTGACATTTACCCGCACTTGGCCGCAGCAACGACAAGCAAATTCCAGCTCACTAAAGTGTTCACTTAAAGGCTGTCCTTGGCGGGCCTGGTGTGGCAGCAACAGCTTTAAAGCCCTTTGGGTGGCCGCATTATAACCATTAGTTGGCAGACCACAGTGGTTTTGCAGTGCTTTAACTGCCCCATTGGTCAATGGGCCAAAAATACCATCCCGGGGGCCGGGGTCAAAGCCACAGGTGGCTAAGTCTTGCTGTAACTGCAACACTTCTGCCCCGCCACTGCCCAGCGCCAGCACTAGCCTGCACCCCCTTTAATATCCAAAATCCGTTGCATTTGTTCCATATCGATATCCGATTGTTTGGCCACCACCAATGTTAACAGTGTAATGGACTTTTGCAGTTCCTTGATCACCGGTTCCAGCCGCACCAACAGGTATCCGGCCATCACCATGGGGAACCCGTAATTGCCCGCCAGTATCAACAAATCTTCCATAAATATCACCCCTCCATAAACAAAGGTGGGGCAACTTTGCTGCCCCACCTGACACTGCTTACAGGATATCCAAATTTGTTACTTCCCGGGATACGATGCGTGCATCGGCCACCGCCACCAAATCACCGCCATTGGATGTAAATACATTCTTGGCCACAATGGTGTCCATAGCGCTTTTCACATCCTGGGCAGTCAAGGTTTCCAAAGGTTCCGCCACCCGCAGAGTGACTTTGTTGCCAGAGCT
The DNA window shown above is from Peptococcaceae bacterium 1198_IL3148 and carries:
- a CDS encoding ABC transporter ATP-binding protein → MKALEVNNLSFAYQDTNKLIIDGLSFSIDKNEFVTIVAPSGTGKSTLFRLILGLLKPQRGDIQLAKLGNKNVIGYMPQKDSLMPWRSILDNTAVGLELNGYSKKEARKIAATYFADFGLTGTEKLYPHELSGGMRQRASFLRAVVNNPAILLLDEPFSSLDALTRSKMQAWLLELCQRDNNTVFMITHDIEEALLLSDRVLICNQLPYKNLKSIQVNFKRPRNYQTTLSTEFIQLKREILNLLDLLAENKRGMAQ
- a CDS encoding D-Ala-D-Ala carboxypeptidase family metallohydrolase — translated: MLALGSGGAEVLQLQQDLATCGFDPGPRDGIFGPLTNGAVKALQNHCGLPTNGYNAATQRALKLLLPHQARQGQPLSEHFSELEFACRCCGQVRVNVKLITLLEQLRTRLGARPIMVTSGYRCPKHNRAVGGVKNSQHLRGNAADIVILGVPPSQVAATATAIGFTWVGLYPTFTHLDVR
- a CDS encoding YvrJ family protein, whose product is MEDLLILAGNYGFPMVMAGYLLVRLEPVIKELQKSITLLTLVVAKQSDIDMEQMQRILDIKGGAG
- a CDS encoding DUF2922 domain-containing protein, encoding MASTLEMIFVSSSGNKVTLRVAEPLETLTAQDVKSAMDTIVAKNVFTSNGGDLVAVADARIVSREVTNLDIL